One genomic region from Sphingobacterium sp. UGAL515B_05 encodes:
- a CDS encoding PepSY-associated TM helix domain-containing protein codes for MFKTVVLWLHKWLGIITGVVVFILSLTGSIYTFQDELKLWAYPEKYFISDTTNHSKTPLPLSTLLYNAQKSLEKNQKITRVDLYPSKNRTWVFRAIKTDEKAFGHWNYYRYYKRVFVNPYTGQVQQVENSKTEFFQLVLQLHLNLLLGKQYGHPIVAWSTTIFVLILLSGIVLWWPKKWKGKNLKRSFWLDTKVKWKRLNHDLHNVIGFYSLFIGLIFAITGLAFAFPDFKKTYIATFSLLQSPTASSTHSSPIPLPAVEKKFQDNALRYALTNYPDAEMMSIRLKKETETAMDIQVRHHEKRSGVFDWLYYNKKDSSLTAVKSSNELQYGDKLGALNYDIHTGGIGGLTTKIIACLASLFCASLPITGYIIWMNKSKKKKKKGYQHNVNKYC; via the coding sequence ATGTTTAAAACTGTCGTTCTTTGGTTGCATAAATGGCTCGGAATCATCACCGGAGTTGTGGTATTCATCCTAAGCCTGACGGGTAGCATATACACCTTTCAGGATGAGCTCAAGCTCTGGGCTTATCCTGAAAAATATTTTATCTCCGACACAACCAACCACTCCAAAACTCCGCTACCTTTAAGCACACTTCTTTACAACGCACAGAAAAGCCTCGAAAAAAATCAAAAAATCACGCGGGTTGATCTCTATCCTTCGAAAAATCGTACTTGGGTATTTCGTGCCATAAAAACGGACGAAAAAGCATTTGGCCATTGGAATTATTACCGCTATTACAAACGCGTTTTCGTCAATCCATATACTGGTCAAGTACAGCAAGTAGAAAATTCAAAAACAGAATTCTTTCAACTGGTGCTTCAGCTTCACCTAAACCTCCTCTTGGGCAAGCAATATGGCCATCCTATCGTCGCCTGGTCAACGACCATTTTTGTCCTTATCTTACTTAGCGGCATCGTTCTTTGGTGGCCAAAAAAATGGAAGGGCAAGAATCTCAAGCGCAGTTTTTGGTTAGATACCAAAGTAAAATGGAAACGACTGAACCACGACCTCCACAATGTCATCGGATTTTACAGTTTATTTATCGGATTGATTTTTGCCATTACGGGGCTCGCTTTTGCTTTTCCGGATTTCAAAAAGACCTATATCGCAACATTCAGTTTATTGCAGTCGCCAACAGCTTCTTCCACACACAGTTCCCCTATACCCTTGCCCGCTGTGGAAAAGAAATTTCAGGACAATGCGCTGCGGTATGCCTTAACAAATTATCCGGATGCTGAAATGATGTCGATCCGACTAAAAAAAGAAACCGAAACAGCAATGGATATACAGGTGAGACATCATGAAAAACGAAGTGGTGTATTTGACTGGCTTTATTATAATAAAAAAGACAGCAGTCTCACAGCAGTCAAATCCAGCAACGAATTGCAGTATGGGGATAAGCTCGGTGCACTTAACTATGATATTCATACCGGTGGCATCGGTGGGCTCACAACAAAAATTATCGCTTGCCTCGCCAGTCTCTTTTGTGCTTCCTTGCCCATCACAGGATATATCATCTGGATGAATAAAAGCAAAAAGAAGAAAAAGAAAGGTTATCAACATAATGTTAATAAGTACTGTTAA
- a CDS encoding RagB/SusD family nutrient uptake outer membrane protein, whose product MKKIIYFGMIMAASALTSCDKYLDIKPVGTVIPASESDFRGLMTSSYANFPAHKSYLSLRTDELVLDESSTDAARTKDIYLWNDQNPDPTTIPYPYLTFYSSIFYTNQVISTIDEKLASNPTVDQIKGEAYLMRAYAHFELLNLYSEVYSANNAGLRGVSLSTKIDLEQRFVPATIGESYAQILTDMEKGTSLLTVDDQVKGANYRFSKRAAYAMAARVRLYRGEWQAAVDAAKKALTINDKLVDLNVGGSQLPNDFESAEMIMALEKVSVPEVRSSSFISSSLLSAYSDGDLRKGRYFQKSGGDFVSLKGGENRFNVSFRNADLYLTLAECYVRLGNTAEALKYLSALKKNRFTADAYAKETKADASLSTAQLLDAVLLERKRELALEGLRWYDLKRTTRPAITHSSFGRTVTLQQNDPRYVIRYPQEAINNNPDLLK is encoded by the coding sequence ATGAAAAAAATAATTTATTTTGGAATGATCATGGCCGCTAGTGCATTGACATCCTGTGATAAATATTTAGATATAAAACCGGTAGGCACTGTCATTCCTGCTTCAGAAAGTGATTTTAGGGGGTTAATGACAAGTAGCTATGCAAACTTTCCTGCACACAAGTCTTATCTATCCCTACGTACGGATGAGTTAGTGTTAGATGAAAGTTCGACCGATGCTGCTAGAACCAAAGATATCTATCTTTGGAATGATCAAAACCCTGATCCGACAACGATTCCTTATCCTTACTTGACATTTTATAGCAGTATTTTTTATACCAATCAGGTCATCAGTACTATTGATGAAAAGTTGGCTAGCAATCCGACGGTGGATCAGATTAAAGGGGAAGCCTATCTGATGCGCGCCTATGCACATTTTGAGTTATTAAATCTTTACAGTGAGGTCTATTCGGCTAATAATGCAGGGCTTCGCGGTGTCTCTTTGTCAACGAAAATTGATTTGGAGCAGCGTTTTGTGCCTGCGACCATTGGAGAGTCTTATGCGCAGATCCTAACTGATATGGAGAAGGGGACTAGTTTATTAACAGTGGATGATCAGGTTAAAGGTGCTAATTATCGCTTTAGCAAACGTGCCGCTTATGCAATGGCCGCACGTGTTCGTTTATATCGTGGAGAATGGCAAGCAGCGGTTGATGCGGCAAAAAAGGCACTCACTATAAACGATAAATTGGTTGACTTGAATGTTGGGGGAAGTCAACTTCCGAATGATTTTGAATCTGCCGAGATGATTATGGCCCTGGAAAAAGTGTCTGTTCCTGAAGTTCGCTCGAGCTCATTTATTTCGTCTTCCTTATTGTCTGCATATTCGGATGGTGACTTGAGGAAAGGTCGTTACTTCCAAAAAAGTGGTGGCGATTTTGTATCCCTCAAAGGTGGAGAAAACCGTTTTAACGTGAGTTTTAGAAATGCTGATCTTTATTTGACTTTAGCAGAATGTTATGTACGGTTGGGGAATACTGCAGAAGCGTTGAAATACCTATCTGCTTTAAAGAAAAATAGATTCACAGCAGATGCCTATGCCAAAGAAACTAAGGCTGACGCAAGTTTGTCAACAGCACAGTTGCTAGATGCGGTTTTACTGGAGCGTAAGCGTGAACTGGCGCTAGAGGGATTACGTTGGTATGATCTAAAACGGACGACACGTCCTGCGATCACGCACAGTAGTTTCGGCAGAACGGTAACCCTGCAACAGAACGATCCTCGTTATGTGATACGCTATCCACAGGAAGCAATCAATAATAATCCCGATCTGTTGAAATAA
- a CDS encoding TonB-dependent receptor — translation MYAKLKYIPIAAIALSGITMNRLYAQQRAIQGKVVDANTGHLLPGVNVRISGQNQGTLTNSKGEFTINVTGDALPVLEFSFVGYESQQLKATSTNLTLSLKPSSTDLEEVVVVAYGTAKRTNITGSVSTVSSKAIENRQVSNITKALEGQVPGLQSVASSGQPGTEAAIRIRGIGSINASSSPLIVLDGSPYAGDINSINPNDIQSISVLKDAASSALYGSRGANGVIIITTKSGVSSDNTKINLNFTQGYSTRAVRDYDQVSTDEYFQLYWEALRNKNLSDGLTAEQAASNASKTVLTDLNINPYGSQYPQPVGVDGKLVAGAKTLWDDPWTDVLQRTGVRTQADLGFSGGSAKSTYYISGGYLNDQGIAIESGFKRYNLRANIDSKVKSWLNVGLNIGGSSTQQKYPQSEDSNTANIINFTRLVPSFYPYYERNADGSYVLDGAGNKIYDFGEYRPSGATPRSNLAASLPLDRNDIRRENLSARTYLEVLFSKNLKFKSTYNVDYINGNTHDYTNPLLGDGVNTGGYVYRSNVRTVAQTWNNLLTYEKQFGLHYLNVLAGQEYYDFNSSNINGSRQQFVLPYFDEPAAASQLNNFTGSSVDYRLLSFLGRAEYNYDNKYYLSTSLRTDGSSRFSPAKRWGTFWSVGGSWKLKQEEFLKDNTTINQLTVRASYGGQGNDNLGTYYAYKGLYTIANSLGKGGTYTGRLATPDLKWESNLNLNVGVDVSAFDNRVSLSVEYFNRRSKDLLFTMPMAYSTGYTGYDANIGALKNTGVDVDIRTVPVRNENFKWNLDVNLSHYKNKITALPKDNKPIITGNKLLRVGGSIYDFYLPEWAGVNPENGLPQWYTADKDGNKTGEKTSEYSKAGNFIAGTSLPDLVGGIQNSFAYKNFDLSALLSFSLGGQILDNDYIQLMHSGNNPGRAWSKEILERWTPEHTQTDVPKLTTDNLNWTSSSTRFLYSGTYARLKNVSLGYRLPSDLLKRIGVEKLRVFATAENLLTFYAHQGMDPEQTVNGATYFRYPAMRTISGGIQLVF, via the coding sequence ATGTACGCAAAACTTAAATACATTCCTATTGCTGCGATAGCATTATCAGGTATTACTATGAACAGGTTGTATGCTCAGCAGCGGGCTATACAAGGAAAAGTTGTTGATGCCAATACCGGTCACCTACTTCCTGGAGTAAATGTTCGCATTTCGGGGCAAAATCAAGGAACCTTAACGAATTCAAAAGGAGAGTTTACAATCAATGTCACAGGTGACGCATTACCTGTATTGGAATTTTCTTTTGTAGGTTATGAATCTCAACAGCTGAAAGCAACAAGTACAAACTTAACATTGTCCTTGAAACCCTCCAGTACAGATTTGGAAGAGGTGGTGGTGGTGGCTTACGGTACTGCCAAACGTACAAACATAACTGGATCGGTCAGTACGGTGAGCAGCAAAGCTATTGAAAATAGACAGGTATCAAATATTACGAAGGCCTTGGAGGGACAGGTACCGGGCTTACAGTCCGTAGCGTCCTCGGGACAACCAGGTACTGAAGCAGCCATCCGTATTAGGGGCATCGGCTCCATTAATGCCTCCAGTTCACCTCTGATCGTGTTGGATGGTAGTCCTTATGCCGGGGATATCAACTCCATCAATCCGAATGACATTCAGTCTATCTCCGTTTTAAAAGATGCAGCATCAAGTGCACTTTACGGCTCCAGAGGGGCGAATGGTGTGATTATTATTACAACTAAGTCCGGTGTGTCTTCCGACAACACCAAGATTAATCTCAATTTTACACAGGGCTATTCAACCCGTGCAGTCCGTGACTATGATCAGGTATCGACCGATGAATATTTTCAGCTCTATTGGGAAGCTTTGAGAAACAAAAACCTGTCAGATGGCCTTACAGCAGAGCAAGCGGCCTCCAACGCAAGCAAGACCGTATTGACAGATTTAAATATCAATCCGTATGGCAGTCAATACCCGCAGCCGGTCGGAGTAGATGGTAAGTTGGTTGCTGGTGCGAAGACACTATGGGATGATCCATGGACCGACGTATTGCAACGTACTGGAGTGCGTACACAGGCAGACCTAGGATTTAGCGGAGGTAGTGCCAAAAGCACCTATTATATTTCAGGTGGTTATCTGAACGATCAGGGTATAGCGATCGAATCTGGATTTAAGCGGTACAATCTACGCGCAAATATCGACAGTAAGGTGAAATCCTGGTTAAATGTCGGTCTCAATATAGGTGGTAGCAGTACACAACAAAAATATCCGCAGTCTGAAGACAGCAATACGGCTAACATCATAAATTTTACGAGACTGGTGCCATCTTTTTATCCATACTACGAGCGTAATGCGGATGGTTCATATGTGCTTGATGGAGCTGGAAATAAGATTTATGATTTTGGAGAATATCGGCCAAGTGGTGCCACACCACGCAGTAACCTAGCAGCCTCTCTTCCTTTGGATAGGAATGATATCCGTCGGGAAAATCTATCTGCACGAACTTATCTCGAAGTGTTGTTTTCCAAAAATTTAAAATTTAAGTCGACATATAATGTTGATTATATCAATGGGAATACACACGACTATACCAATCCTTTGTTGGGAGATGGTGTGAATACCGGTGGATATGTCTATCGTTCAAATGTTCGTACAGTAGCGCAGACCTGGAATAATTTATTGACTTACGAGAAGCAATTTGGTTTGCATTACCTCAATGTTTTGGCCGGTCAGGAATACTATGATTTTAACAGTAGTAACATCAATGGTAGCAGACAGCAATTTGTGCTCCCTTACTTCGATGAACCTGCTGCTGCTTCACAACTCAATAATTTTACAGGATCTAGTGTTGATTATAGGTTGTTGAGTTTTTTGGGAAGAGCGGAATATAACTATGACAATAAGTATTATTTATCAACTTCGTTGCGTACCGATGGTTCGTCGCGCTTTTCGCCAGCAAAACGTTGGGGAACATTCTGGTCTGTGGGAGGATCATGGAAGCTGAAACAGGAAGAATTTTTGAAGGATAACACAACGATTAATCAGTTGACGGTAAGAGCAAGTTATGGCGGACAAGGAAACGATAATTTAGGTACCTATTATGCTTATAAAGGACTTTATACCATTGCAAATAGTTTGGGTAAAGGCGGAACGTATACCGGTCGGTTGGCTACACCAGATCTAAAATGGGAGTCGAACCTCAATTTGAACGTAGGTGTCGATGTCTCTGCATTTGATAACCGCGTTTCATTGAGTGTGGAGTACTTTAACCGTCGGAGTAAGGATTTGCTGTTTACTATGCCAATGGCTTATTCAACAGGGTATACGGGCTATGATGCAAATATTGGTGCGCTGAAAAATACGGGTGTCGACGTGGATATTCGTACTGTCCCGGTTCGAAATGAAAATTTTAAATGGAATTTAGACGTCAATCTTTCGCATTACAAAAACAAGATTACAGCGTTGCCGAAGGATAACAAGCCGATCATTACAGGGAATAAACTTTTGCGTGTAGGCGGAAGTATCTATGATTTTTATCTGCCGGAATGGGCTGGAGTAAATCCAGAGAACGGTCTGCCGCAATGGTATACTGCTGATAAGGATGGTAATAAAACTGGTGAAAAAACTTCGGAATACAGCAAGGCCGGTAATTTTATTGCCGGGACTTCATTGCCAGATCTTGTCGGTGGGATTCAAAACAGTTTCGCCTACAAAAATTTTGATTTGTCTGCTTTGTTGAGTTTTAGTTTGGGTGGACAGATATTAGATAACGATTATATTCAGCTTATGCATAGTGGTAATAATCCGGGACGTGCTTGGTCCAAGGAGATCCTCGAGCGCTGGACGCCTGAGCATACGCAAACCGATGTGCCCAAATTGACAACTGATAATTTGAATTGGACCTCTTCGTCCACACGTTTTCTTTACAGTGGCACTTATGCACGCCTTAAAAATGTGAGTTTGGGCTATAGATTACCTTCGGATTTATTGAAGCGGATAGGTGTAGAAAAACTTCGTGTCTTTGCAACTGCCGAAAATCTATTGACATTTTATGCTCATCAAGGAATGGATCCAGAACAGACGGTGAATGGGGCGACCTATTTTCGCTATCCGGCAATGCGAACAATATCCGGTGGTATTCAGCTTGTTTTTTAA
- a CDS encoding RagB/SusD family nutrient uptake outer membrane protein — protein sequence MKLKIVYIILALSLMNASCKDALELDPTTSVPEGEVFKNTDNVATVINGTWKYLNDTYFTYANPGYTAVMRTSDAMGSDVAVTTKYGYRDAYAFTELTNNRSNRVNSFWIMFYKVIDNMNNVIAKVDGAEGAVESKNVLKGKAKALRAFSYLNLATFYQFSYLKDKNAKSVPIYTEPSTLSTEGKPRSTQAEVYELILKDLKDSEGLLASAGIREKYEININVVYGLLARTYLQVGEWKLAAEYAEKAAQKYNLMTPSDYQAGFNDLGNSEWIWGHQQTNEQNVASYTFHYLDVSSAGSYYYSFMADPYFKDLFDTSDVRYALFEWDNLPGREGFLRYKKFKFKSNLIGDIVYMRASEMVLIAAEGYARAGENDKAVAALNKLRAARNAKLFSGNDNGQLIASILIERRKELWGEGFALSDILRTQGKVVRKSYLDAEGKPIQVEIVGADGKPKLVNGQGHRVTKFPNGSNFVENSPYYLFAIPYEETVRNPNL from the coding sequence ATGAAACTAAAAATTGTATATATCATATTGGCGCTCTCCTTAATGAATGCATCGTGTAAGGATGCGCTTGAATTGGATCCGACCACTTCTGTGCCCGAAGGTGAAGTATTTAAAAATACCGACAATGTTGCTACGGTGATCAACGGTACCTGGAAGTACTTAAATGATACCTATTTTACTTATGCCAATCCAGGCTATACGGCAGTAATGCGTACAAGTGATGCGATGGGAAGTGATGTTGCGGTGACGACCAAATACGGTTATCGCGATGCGTATGCATTTACCGAATTAACAAACAATCGGTCTAATCGTGTCAATTCTTTTTGGATTATGTTTTATAAAGTGATCGATAATATGAATAACGTGATCGCGAAAGTGGATGGTGCTGAAGGGGCTGTTGAATCTAAGAATGTATTGAAAGGAAAAGCAAAAGCTTTGCGCGCTTTTTCCTATTTGAATTTGGCAACCTTTTATCAATTTAGCTATTTAAAGGATAAAAATGCGAAATCGGTTCCAATTTATACGGAACCAAGTACATTGTCGACTGAAGGAAAACCAAGGTCCACACAGGCAGAAGTGTATGAGCTTATATTGAAAGATCTCAAAGACAGTGAAGGATTATTAGCCTCGGCTGGTATACGTGAAAAATATGAAATAAATATTAATGTTGTGTATGGTCTGCTTGCGAGGACCTATTTGCAAGTAGGCGAATGGAAGTTAGCCGCTGAATATGCCGAAAAAGCAGCGCAGAAGTATAATTTAATGACTCCGTCAGATTATCAGGCCGGTTTTAATGATCTTGGAAATAGTGAGTGGATTTGGGGACATCAGCAGACTAACGAGCAAAATGTGGCAAGTTATACATTTCATTATTTGGATGTGTCGTCAGCTGGATCTTATTACTATAGTTTTATGGCCGATCCTTATTTTAAAGATTTATTCGATACCAGTGATGTGCGTTACGCTTTATTTGAATGGGATAATTTACCCGGTCGGGAAGGTTTCCTACGGTATAAGAAGTTTAAGTTTAAGTCCAATTTAATTGGAGATATTGTATACATGCGTGCTTCTGAAATGGTTTTGATAGCGGCTGAAGGTTATGCAAGAGCTGGTGAAAACGATAAAGCAGTAGCAGCGCTGAATAAATTACGGGCGGCTAGAAACGCTAAACTGTTTTCAGGAAATGATAATGGACAATTAATTGCTTCCATTCTTATTGAAAGACGCAAGGAACTTTGGGGTGAAGGATTTGCTTTGTCGGATATTCTCCGGACTCAGGGAAAGGTTGTGCGTAAGTCCTATCTTGATGCGGAGGGAAAACCAATTCAAGTAGAAATTGTAGGTGCAGACGGTAAGCCTAAGCTGGTTAATGGTCAAGGGCACCGGGTTACTAAATTTCCTAATGGTTCTAATTTTGTTGAAAACAGTCCTTATTATTTATTTGCTATACCATACGAAGAGACGGTTCGAAATCCGAATCTTTAG
- a CDS encoding TonB-dependent receptor — MKNRTRYMMFSSGILLLLSAQLHAQELSLIVKDRDNKPLSQANIKVDGKSVGYSNQLGQFIFAKRPAANPIQLRVSYTGFSTVEKMVNLDTVQRPLSIQLNSTQVLDEIIVTAGRKPESISTVPSSVTILTTKEIEAQSQISTNLSTILGNTVPGLGTSTNKATNSGQTLRGRSVLVLIDGIPQSTPLMNGQRDLRTIDPSVIERVEVIKGATSIYGNGSAGGIINYITRNPSKDAAPIQGITSVRTTFNPVHSAGTMGYRIGQTLYGQKNKWNYTVSGSADYVGLQRDGDGVPLGQTDGLSNTYQYNAFLKAGYRIDSSSNITAVYNFYRSNQHNRYISQTGVYGQTPTIGVKGEDPGKPAGTPYNHNAMLTYTKSNLFASTSLTASAYYNTFRSMNRYVEKASAWYGPGQTQINSEKKGLRVNLNTPFQVLGSNADITYGVDLLNDVTDQNLTDGRVYIPYMNMLNVAPYAQVKIDFLENLIFKGGVRYENATVKIKDFNTIATGPNNEGSIAVKGGNIPYKGATFNAGLRYNKFAIFNPFVSFSQGFAINELGRIVRRATDNDLDSLKTDPIITNNYEIGFSSNYSIFQLSASYYYSTSKMGVELVDIGGYLMPQRLPEDVYGYEIALSANISPQLTIGGTYAYVEGKSKKDDGSKSYLNGSRISPDKATGYIYYTPIKPLTFQLFWVHTGSRDRFVPNDKGVYKNSEGPVKAVDLFNLNGNYQVNKQWSIGMGVENLFNKNYYPVVSQYRALNEEYVKGQGMLASFNINYKF; from the coding sequence ATGAAAAACAGAACACGATATATGATGTTCAGCAGTGGAATTCTTTTGCTATTAAGTGCTCAGCTACATGCACAAGAATTATCCCTTATCGTAAAAGACAGAGACAATAAACCATTAAGCCAAGCGAATATCAAAGTTGACGGAAAAAGCGTCGGCTATTCTAATCAACTCGGACAATTCATTTTTGCCAAAAGACCTGCGGCTAATCCTATTCAATTGCGGGTATCATACACAGGCTTTTCAACGGTTGAAAAAATGGTCAATTTAGATACCGTTCAACGCCCATTGTCAATTCAGCTTAATTCTACTCAAGTATTAGATGAGATTATCGTAACAGCAGGACGTAAGCCGGAAAGCATCTCCACTGTCCCTTCTTCAGTAACGATCTTGACCACAAAAGAAATTGAGGCCCAAAGCCAAATCAGCACCAATCTTTCAACAATTTTAGGGAATACTGTTCCCGGTCTTGGAACATCGACCAATAAAGCGACAAACTCCGGACAAACACTTCGTGGGAGATCTGTGCTTGTTTTGATCGACGGTATTCCGCAATCTACGCCTTTGATGAATGGACAACGTGATCTTCGGACCATTGACCCGAGTGTCATCGAACGGGTTGAGGTTATCAAAGGTGCTACATCCATCTATGGAAATGGCTCCGCAGGCGGTATTATCAACTACATTACACGCAATCCATCGAAAGACGCAGCTCCGATACAAGGGATCACAAGTGTTAGAACTACATTCAATCCAGTTCATAGCGCCGGCACAATGGGCTATCGCATAGGACAAACCTTATACGGACAAAAAAATAAATGGAATTATACCGTCAGTGGATCCGCCGATTACGTTGGCCTGCAACGCGATGGTGACGGGGTTCCCCTTGGTCAGACAGACGGCCTTTCGAACACCTATCAATACAATGCGTTTCTAAAAGCCGGGTACCGTATCGATAGCAGTTCCAATATTACGGCAGTATACAACTTCTACAGAAGTAACCAACACAACAGATACATCAGCCAAACAGGTGTATATGGTCAAACGCCAACGATAGGCGTGAAAGGCGAAGATCCAGGTAAGCCTGCTGGAACTCCGTATAACCATAATGCCATGTTGACCTATACTAAAAGTAATCTATTCGCCTCGACATCTTTAACCGCTTCTGCATACTACAATACATTTCGATCCATGAACCGTTATGTTGAGAAAGCTTCTGCATGGTATGGTCCGGGACAAACACAGATCAATTCGGAGAAAAAAGGCTTACGCGTCAACCTAAACACACCTTTTCAGGTATTGGGTTCAAATGCAGATATCACCTACGGTGTAGATTTACTAAATGATGTAACAGATCAAAATCTGACCGACGGCAGGGTCTATATTCCCTATATGAACATGTTAAACGTTGCTCCATACGCCCAGGTAAAAATTGATTTCCTAGAAAATTTAATCTTTAAAGGCGGTGTACGTTATGAAAATGCAACAGTCAAAATAAAGGATTTCAATACCATCGCTACAGGTCCCAACAACGAAGGAAGTATTGCCGTGAAAGGAGGCAATATCCCCTACAAAGGAGCGACCTTCAATGCAGGTTTGCGTTACAACAAATTCGCGATCTTTAATCCCTTCGTGAGTTTCTCACAAGGTTTCGCAATCAATGAGCTCGGCCGTATTGTACGTCGGGCAACAGATAATGATTTAGATAGCCTAAAAACCGACCCTATTATCACCAATAATTACGAAATCGGATTCTCAAGTAATTACAGCATTTTCCAGTTATCGGCATCTTATTACTACAGTACTTCAAAAATGGGCGTTGAACTGGTGGACATTGGCGGTTACCTGATGCCACAACGCCTTCCGGAAGATGTGTATGGGTACGAAATTGCATTAAGCGCTAATATTTCACCTCAATTGACCATCGGTGGAACCTATGCCTATGTGGAAGGAAAATCAAAAAAAGACGATGGATCAAAATCCTACCTCAATGGCTCACGTATCTCGCCAGACAAAGCAACGGGATACATCTACTATACTCCGATCAAACCCTTAACCTTTCAGCTTTTTTGGGTGCATACCGGATCCCGGGATCGCTTTGTTCCAAACGATAAAGGCGTATACAAAAACAGCGAAGGCCCCGTTAAGGCCGTTGACCTATTTAACTTAAACGGAAACTACCAAGTAAACAAACAATGGTCTATCGGTATGGGGGTAGAGAACTTATTCAATAAAAACTATTACCCTGTTGTCAGTCAATATCGCGCCTTAAATGAAGAATACGTCAAAGGACAAGGTATGCTGGCCTCATTTAACATCAACTACAAATTCTAA
- a CDS encoding LytTR family DNA-binding domain-containing protein, translating into MGWKILIVEDEDWAFVGLKEMLTALYGESELIFTNAKEVQEAVVTINRNQFDLIFMDIHLMDGLSFEIFKQVSIDVPLIFTTAYEQYALEAFQNKGYAYLLKPFDSDELTEVMKRIEPLLPKVEPRLKQRFLVKYGNFLKSLAIADIAYFMAEDKELYAVEKGSGIAYIIEDTITHLVTQVDPTVFFQINRKFLVRIDAIQSMLKISRNRIKLELIPSTPPGIVVIVSEERSPKFQKWLDQ; encoded by the coding sequence ATGGGATGGAAAATACTGATTGTCGAAGACGAAGACTGGGCTTTTGTAGGCTTAAAGGAGATGTTGACTGCACTCTATGGAGAAAGTGAACTGATCTTTACCAATGCAAAAGAGGTGCAGGAAGCGGTGGTGACAATCAATAGAAATCAATTCGATCTGATTTTTATGGATATCCACCTGATGGATGGGCTGAGCTTTGAAATTTTTAAGCAGGTATCTATCGATGTGCCGTTGATTTTTACGACTGCTTACGAACAATATGCGTTGGAGGCCTTTCAAAATAAGGGTTATGCCTATCTGTTAAAACCTTTCGACAGCGATGAGTTGACTGAGGTTATGAAACGTATCGAACCGCTACTGCCCAAAGTAGAACCTCGGCTCAAACAGCGTTTTCTAGTGAAATATGGTAATTTTTTAAAGTCGCTGGCCATTGCTGATATTGCTTATTTTATGGCGGAAGACAAAGAGCTGTATGCTGTAGAAAAAGGATCTGGAATTGCATATATTATTGAAGATACCATCACTCATCTCGTTACACAGGTAGATCCAACAGTTTTTTTTCAGATCAATCGTAAATTTCTTGTCCGAATAGATGCGATTCAATCCATGTTAAAAATTAGCCGGAATAGAATTAAATTAGAGTTAATACCCTCAACTCCACCGGGAATTGTAGTCATTGTTAGTGAGGAACGATCTCCGAAGTTTCAAAAATGGCTTGATCAATAA